Proteins encoded in a region of the Diadema setosum chromosome 7, eeDiaSeto1, whole genome shotgun sequence genome:
- the LOC140230796 gene encoding N-acetyllactosaminide beta-1,3-N-acetylglucosaminyltransferase 4-like — protein MPRISLTRIILPFAMGAICTYALLIMSSVPALSRSQSGFIRGLPDMPDEERIDRGFERIQRRNRRAGRVRQSKMDIFDKVRLMHKRASLHDIDFDVTKLEKYEKMIFDNENRAFARREPDRTIEGTNSSKERNDYPKTEMKGNDGIDSQDDMKGKIADLMLTYNKEITIPKSEHYVDEPIDAHNYKYIHNPDVCSKGDGRRLKVLVIFMVTTAPKNIERRNLIRQTYGNRRNWPILSRGTFRVVFLLGAVRQPSLQAQLDMEAATHGDIVQEDFVDSYANLTLKTVMGLKWVASRCRQATFTMKIDDDSMIHQNRLLRLLKNATTRNFTAAEALIAAPVHRNTSSKYYISEKYFPAPTYPPYLNGPGYILSTDLVEGLLREATTTPLFPWEDVFLGLCLKKLGVVPKEYHDFILIIAEHSQIRDKTEAAKLFRYYTVVSNLDLEYMTLMFDTCRFKIKSS, from the coding sequence ATGCCGCGTATCAGTTTAACTCGCATCATTTTACCATTTGCCATGGGAGCAATCTGCACCTATGCCTTGTTGATAATGAGCAGCGTGCCCGCACTCTCCCGAAGCCAGTCCGGTTTCATCCGGGGCCTTCCGGATATGCCCGACGAGGAGCGGATCGACCGGGGCTTCGAGAGGATTCAACGACGCAACAGACGCGCGGGTCGCGTGCGCCAATCCAAGATGGATATCTTCGACAAAGTGCGGCTTATGCACAAACGGGCCTCGCTGCACGACATAGATTTCGACGTGACCAAACTCGAGAAGTACgagaaaatgatatttgataaCGAGAACCGCGCTTTTGCTCGAAGAGAACCAGATCGTACGATAGAAGGCACAAATTCGTCGAAGGAAAGAAATGATTACCCCAAAACGGAAATGAAAGGTAATGATGGGATTGATTCACAAGATGATATGAAAGGGAAGATAGCTGACTTAATGTTGACATATAACAAGGAAATAACAATACCAAAGAGTGAGCATTATGTTGACGAGCCAATAGACGCTCACAATTATAAATACATCCACAATCCAGACGTGTGTTCGAAAGGGGACGGAAGGCGACTCAAAGTTCTCGTCATCTTCATGGTCACAACGGCTCCTAAAAATATCGAACGTCGGAACCTAATACGCCAGACTTACGGCAACAGACGGAACTGGCCAATTCTGAGCCGGGGTACCTTCCGGGTGGTGTTCTTGCTGGGTGCTGTCAGACAGCCGTCACTGCAAGCTCAGCTGGACATGGAAGCAGCAACGCACGGCGACATCGTACAGGAGGACTTCGTGGACAGCTACGCCAACCTGACCCTGAAGACGGTGATGGGCCTGAAGTGGGTGGCTTCCCGATGCCGACAGGCCACGTTCACGATGAAGATCGACGACGACTCGATGATCCACCAGAATCGGTTGCTGAGGCTCCTGAAGAATGCGACCACTAGAAACTTCACCGCGGCAGAAGCCCTTATCGCCGCCCCGGTACATCGCAACACCAGCAGCAAATACTACATCTCCGAGAAGTACTTCCCAGCTCCAACATACCCGCCTTACCTCAACGGCCCCGGCTACATCCTCTCCACGGACCTAGTGGAGGGCCTGCTCAGAGAGGCAACGACCACGCCCCTATTTCCCTGGGAGGACGTGTTTTTGGGCCTCTGTCTCAAAAAACTCGGCGTCGTTCCGAAAGAATATCATGATTTCATTCTCATCATCGCAGAGCATTCGCAGATCAGGGACAAAACGGAGGCGGCGAAACTTTTCCGGTATTACACAGTCGTTTCTAACCTCGATCTCGAGTACATGACGCTCATGTTTGACACATGTCGGTTCAAAATTAAGTCGTCATGA
- the LOC140231029 gene encoding SKA complex subunit 1-like, with translation MMDSTSLEGLQAYFEVKLTSLTTCMDLVSIASEPYGVQSECREQLLRMEQDLCEAESAVAQLKEWVKTKREQLAAAQVLHENLKSLNSRLHYIEGHLPERLPVQQSHHQTQPIVEDSPPLQSKPVTRNAEENTREGPKSNKPSKPPPSPLMDYVTVPEFEAVPKYMKGRMTYNSINEIVDGFNRALESKYHLMKRPRSGLNDRDRKQYYKYKEQENKNTAGAYFVTEDDLKRLGKLKVDSSARAALTMLRHCGRMREIRGGGLTRYAVIPL, from the exons ATGATGGATTCCACCTCTTTAGAAGGTCTGCAAGCTTACTTCGAAGTAAAGCTTACGAGCTTGACAACATGCATGGATTTAGTATCTATTG CATCGGAGCCGTATGGGGTGCAGTCAGAATGTCGGGAACAGCTCCTCCGTATGGAGCAGGATCTATGTGAGGCAGAGTCTGCTGTGGCCCAGCTGAAAGAATGGGTGAAGACAAAGCGGGAACAGCTGGCTGCCGCTCAG GTCCTCCATGAAAATCTCAAGAGCTTAAACAGCCGACTGCACTACATCGAAGGCCATCTACCTGAAAGACTTCCAGTTCAACAATCTCACCACCAAACTCAGCCAAT TGTGGAGGATAGTCCCCCTCTGCAGTCGAAGCCAGTCACCAGGAACGCTGAGGAGAACACAAGAGAGGGACCGAAATCCAACAAGCCCAGCAAGCCACCCCCGTCCCCTCTCATGGACTACGTCACCGTACCGGAGTTTGAGGCTGTGCCGAA GTACATGAAGGGACGTATGACATACAACAGTATCAACGAAATTGTAGACGGCTTCAACAGAGCCCTGGAAAGTAAATACCACCTCATGAAGCGCCCTCGCTCTGGTTTAAACGACCGTGACCGCAAACAGTACTACAAGTACAAAGAGCAGGAAAACAAGAACACTGCAG GTGCATACTTCGTCACAGAAGACGACCTTAAGCGACTTGGTAAGCTGAAGGTAGACTCATCGGCGAGGGCGGCGCTGACGATGCTCAGACACTGCGGTAGGATGCGGGAGATTCGTGGGGGCGGCCTGACTCGCTACGCGGTGATCCCCCTGTGA
- the LOC140231009 gene encoding succinate dehydrogenase assembly factor 4, mitochondrial-like, with protein sequence MASSLLRARLGLHCCASVTRRALLTTPARCASTSGNQGNGDQQPPGKAPLKKAFTPTGKHDTQMPERHRDAEKEPLQPFPDDVNPVTGEKGGPRGPEPTRYGDWERKGRCIDF encoded by the exons ATGGCATCTTCACTATTGAGAGCTAGGTTGGGTCTTCACTGCTGTG catctgtAACAAGACGAGCATTACTCACTACTCCGGCAAGGTGTGCCTCCACGTCTGGTAACCAGGGCAACGGTGATCAGCAGCCTCCGGGCAAGGCCCCTCTGAAGAAAGCCTTCACCCCTACCGGCAAGCACGACACCCAGATGCCAGAGAGGCACCGGGATGCGGAGAAGGAGCCACTGCAACCGTTTCCGGACGATGTGAACCCAGTGACGGGCGAGAAAGGGGGACCACGAGGACCGGAGCCCACCCGATACGGGGACTGGGAGAGGAAAGGAAGATGCATCGACTTCTAG